A genomic window from Erythrobacter sp. BLCC-B19 includes:
- a CDS encoding alpha/beta hydrolase, giving the protein MPSVIFPGPEGRLEGRFSPPPRPRAPVAMILHPHPEGGGTMNDRIVQRLYKTFADRGFATLRFNFRGVGRSQGSFDSGIGELSDAASALDWVQSIHPEAQSTWIAGYSFGALIGMQLLMRRPEVRGFISVSPPANMYDFSFLAPCPASGIFVQGAADTVVQPNAVQKLVDKLRTQKHITIHHEEIPRANHFFENELEELMRAVDNYLDFRLSPDCPIK; this is encoded by the coding sequence ATGCCGTCCGTCATCTTTCCCGGCCCCGAAGGCCGTCTCGAAGGCCGTTTCTCCCCGCCCCCGCGCCCGCGTGCGCCGGTGGCGATGATCCTCCATCCGCACCCTGAAGGCGGGGGGACGATGAACGACCGGATCGTGCAGCGGCTCTACAAGACCTTCGCGGATCGCGGGTTTGCAACGCTGCGCTTCAACTTCCGCGGCGTGGGCCGTTCGCAAGGGAGCTTCGACAGCGGGATCGGCGAGCTTTCCGACGCGGCGAGCGCCTTGGACTGGGTGCAGTCGATCCACCCCGAAGCGCAGAGCACCTGGATCGCGGGCTACAGCTTTGGCGCGCTGATCGGGATGCAATTGCTGATGCGCCGCCCGGAAGTGCGCGGCTTCATCTCGGTTTCGCCGCCGGCCAATATGTACGACTTCAGCTTCCTCGCCCCGTGTCCCGCGAGCGGCATCTTCGTGCAAGGCGCGGCTGATACGGTGGTGCAGCCCAATGCGGTGCAGAAGCTGGTCGACAAGCTGCGCACCCAGAAGCACATCACCATCCACCACGAGGAAATCCCGCGCGCCAACCACTTCTTCGAGAACGAACTCGAAGAGCTGATGCGGGCGGTCGACAACTATCTCGACTTCCGCCTCTCGCCGGATTGCCCGATTAAATAG
- a CDS encoding TonB family protein, with protein MNYASANRRLNPAAMAGALGIPGAFGALLVVGLAVTVVTVPEPPRPEARDVTDVPLPPPPPPTPDAKRDKTTPTTTPANPTTSPPVSDLRPLDLGGDNPIDTLPGLGDAIGSGPIDTGLPVISPSIPAFDAVGARAKGDPGRWVTNDDYRPRWIREDMAGTARFTLAIDAAGRVTGCTITRSTGHAPLDTATCELVTKRARFDAARDTTGRPVAGSYKGSITWEIP; from the coding sequence ATGAACTACGCTTCTGCCAATCGCCGTCTCAACCCTGCCGCGATGGCCGGCGCGCTCGGCATTCCCGGTGCCTTTGGCGCGCTGCTGGTGGTGGGTCTGGCGGTCACGGTGGTGACCGTGCCAGAGCCGCCCCGGCCCGAGGCGCGCGATGTCACCGATGTGCCGCTGCCCCCGCCCCCGCCGCCGACCCCGGATGCCAAGCGCGACAAGACCACGCCGACCACGACGCCAGCGAACCCCACCACCTCGCCGCCAGTGAGTGACTTGCGCCCGCTCGACCTTGGCGGCGACAATCCCATCGATACGCTGCCCGGCCTTGGCGACGCGATTGGCAGCGGGCCGATTGACACCGGTCTGCCCGTTATCTCGCCCAGCATCCCGGCCTTCGACGCGGTCGGTGCGCGGGCCAAGGGCGATCCGGGCCGCTGGGTCACCAATGACGATTACCGCCCGCGCTGGATCCGCGAGGACATGGCGGGCACGGCGCGCTTCACCCTTGCCATCGACGCGGCCGGGCGCGTGACCGGGTGCACCATCACCCGCTCGACCGGCCATGCCCCGCTCGATACGGCAACCTGCGAATTGGTGACCAAGCGCGCCCGGTTCGATGCCGCGCGCGATACCACCGGGCGGCCGGTGGCGGGCAGTTACAAGGGCTCGATCACCTGGGAGATCCCGTAA
- a CDS encoding 2Fe-2S iron-sulfur cluster-binding protein, with translation MSITVTFLDPRGKPVVAEAEPGDNLLRLGQAAGLPLEGTCEGQMACSTCHVIVAAEWFERLPLASEEEEDMLDFAAGARRTSRLSCQIELTAGMDGLTVSIPAESNDLRRM, from the coding sequence GTGAGCATTACCGTCACCTTCCTCGATCCGCGCGGCAAGCCGGTGGTCGCCGAGGCCGAGCCGGGGGACAATCTGCTGCGGCTGGGGCAAGCGGCGGGCTTGCCGCTCGAGGGCACCTGCGAGGGGCAGATGGCCTGCTCGACCTGCCATGTGATCGTCGCGGCTGAGTGGTTCGAGCGCCTCCCGCTCGCCAGCGAGGAAGAAGAGGACATGCTCGATTTCGCGGCGGGCGCGCGGCGCACCAGCCGCCTGTCGTGCCAGATCGAGCTGACCGCCGGGATGGACGGGCTGACCGTCTCGATCCCGGCAGAAAGCAACGATCTCAGGCGGATGTAG
- a CDS encoding cysteine desulfurase family protein — protein MRTTAIPERIYLDHAATSPLRPEARAAMEKGFALWANPSSPHAEGRRARAALEDARERIKRALGWDGELIFTSGASEALWIALNRCKASRRIVSAVEHDAVFRAAPDAAVFSGEEAIGADTLLAIQHVNSETGTINPVSDMAGPIGDAGALLLSDCAQSAGKLALPETDMIVVSAHKFGGPIGIGALLLRDFNLLEPIGGHERGYRQGTENLPGALGMAAALEAGDWGTTRVQRAAFAQAVAGERLAIGEQVDYIFALTHPTMSAQALLIRLDGQGFAVSAGSACSSGTLKKSRVLDAFGVPDDVAARTIRVSIGWSTTPEDLERFSEAWASLC, from the coding sequence GTGAGGACAACCGCCATCCCCGAGCGGATCTATCTCGACCACGCCGCCACCTCGCCCCTGCGCCCCGAAGCGAGGGCGGCGATGGAGAAGGGTTTTGCGCTGTGGGCCAACCCCTCGTCGCCCCACGCCGAGGGCCGCCGCGCCCGCGCCGCGCTGGAGGATGCGCGCGAGCGGATCAAGCGGGCGCTGGGTTGGGATGGCGAGCTGATCTTCACCAGCGGGGCGAGCGAGGCCCTGTGGATTGCGCTCAACCGCTGCAAGGCGAGCCGCAGGATCGTCAGCGCGGTGGAGCATGACGCGGTGTTCCGGGCAGCGCCCGATGCGGCGGTCTTCTCCGGCGAGGAGGCGATTGGCGCTGATACCTTGCTCGCCATCCAGCACGTCAATTCCGAGACCGGCACCATCAATCCGGTCAGCGATATGGCCGGGCCTATCGGCGATGCAGGGGCCCTGCTGCTGTCCGATTGCGCGCAGAGCGCGGGCAAGCTGGCGCTGCCCGAGACGGACATGATCGTGGTGAGCGCGCACAAATTCGGCGGCCCGATCGGCATCGGTGCGCTGCTGCTGCGCGATTTCAACCTGCTGGAGCCGATCGGTGGGCACGAGCGAGGCTATCGGCAAGGGACCGAGAACCTGCCCGGCGCACTGGGTATGGCCGCAGCGCTTGAGGCTGGCGATTGGGGCACCACGCGGGTGCAGCGTGCGGCCTTTGCGCAAGCCGTTGCGGGTGAGCGGCTCGCGATCGGCGAGCAGGTCGATTACATTTTCGCCCTGACGCACCCCACCATGAGCGCGCAGGCCCTGCTGATCCGCCTCGACGGACAAGGTTTCGCGGTGTCTGCGGGGAGCGCGTGCTCGTCGGGCACCTTGAAGAAGAGCCGGGTGCTCGATGCCTTCGGCGTGCCGGATGATGTGGCCGCGCGCACGATCCGGGTCAGCATCGGCTGGTCGACCACGCCCGAGGATCTGGAGCGGTTCAGCGAGGCTTGGGCTTCGCTATGCTGA
- a CDS encoding DUF885 domain-containing protein, protein MRESTMTITRRQSIAGLAGVSALAMMPAAVRATTPMPPPGGPIAGKGADAALDAIAYRMLAHEPGRATGLGVDTGDFASWRSTFGMPGEAGRASYATALKEMVAEIKAYPKDGLTSDQQIGFEVVETAFTRATEGMALPYGDVAVGSWRNAPYVVIQNVGGYIDMPRFFSSTQPLATADDVGSYLDRLIEVPAILDGERERIRAARDMGVVPPAFLLDKAIAQMEASIAEATASYAGPLEGSALAEAKSAAPQAARIAQRGIVPALQRQLAELRTQRAAAKDSAGIWAQPMGEEYYAWALRASTTTSLNPDEVHRQGLAELKELHGKMDPILRKIGYTKGSVGERMRGLADDPRYKFADGDPGRKEIFAFIEERLAWIKAQMPRAFTQVVNPRMEVVRLPLSEEPGAPGAYGGAGSKDGSIPGRFWINLRTTDLHRKYDLADLTFHESIPGHVWEGEFSNRLPLIRSILAFNAFSEGWALYAEQLADELGAYKGFEVGRLGFLQSLAFRACRLVVDTGLHSKQWTREQGRQFFVEENGSKVEEVASEVDRYCSWPGQACGYKIGHSEILRQRERAKAELGRKYDMREFNTALVLGGNAPLSVMANTVSRYIAGAKG, encoded by the coding sequence ATGAGAGAGAGCACCATGACCATCACCCGCCGCCAGTCCATCGCCGGTCTGGCGGGCGTTTCCGCCCTTGCCATGATGCCCGCTGCCGTGCGGGCAACCACGCCCATGCCGCCGCCCGGTGGCCCGATTGCAGGCAAAGGGGCCGATGCCGCGCTCGATGCGATTGCCTACCGGATGCTCGCGCATGAACCGGGCCGTGCGACCGGTCTCGGGGTCGATACCGGGGACTTCGCCAGCTGGCGCAGCACTTTCGGGATGCCGGGCGAGGCGGGCCGCGCCTCCTATGCGACGGCGCTCAAGGAGATGGTCGCCGAGATCAAGGCCTACCCGAAAGACGGCCTCACCAGCGACCAGCAGATCGGGTTCGAAGTGGTCGAAACCGCCTTCACCCGCGCGACCGAGGGCATGGCCCTGCCCTATGGCGATGTCGCGGTCGGCAGCTGGCGCAATGCACCCTATGTCGTGATCCAGAACGTCGGCGGCTATATTGATATGCCGCGCTTCTTCTCCTCCACTCAGCCACTCGCCACGGCGGATGATGTCGGCTCCTATCTCGACCGGTTGATCGAAGTCCCCGCGATCCTCGATGGCGAGCGTGAACGCATTCGTGCGGCACGCGACATGGGCGTGGTGCCGCCGGCCTTCCTGCTCGACAAGGCCATCGCCCAGATGGAAGCGAGCATCGCCGAGGCCACGGCAAGCTATGCCGGGCCGCTCGAAGGATCGGCGCTGGCCGAAGCCAAGTCCGCCGCCCCGCAGGCCGCGCGCATCGCGCAGCGCGGGATTGTCCCCGCGCTCCAACGCCAGCTCGCCGAGCTGCGCACCCAGCGTGCCGCCGCCAAGGACAGCGCCGGGATCTGGGCGCAGCCGATGGGCGAGGAATATTACGCCTGGGCCTTGCGCGCGTCGACCACCACCAGCCTCAACCCCGATGAAGTCCACCGTCAGGGTCTTGCCGAACTCAAGGAACTGCACGGCAAGATGGACCCGATCCTCAGGAAGATCGGCTATACCAAGGGATCGGTGGGCGAGCGGATGCGCGGCCTTGCCGATGATCCGCGCTACAAGTTTGCGGACGGCGATCCGGGCCGCAAGGAGATCTTCGCCTTCATCGAAGAACGCCTCGCGTGGATCAAGGCGCAGATGCCGCGCGCCTTCACGCAAGTGGTCAACCCGCGCATGGAAGTGGTCCGCCTGCCGCTCTCCGAAGAGCCCGGCGCGCCCGGCGCATACGGCGGGGCGGGCAGCAAGGATGGCAGCATTCCGGGCCGCTTCTGGATCAACCTGCGCACCACCGATCTGCACCGCAAGTATGACCTTGCCGATCTCACCTTCCACGAAAGCATCCCCGGCCACGTGTGGGAGGGCGAGTTCAGCAACCGCCTGCCGCTGATCCGCTCGATCCTCGCCTTCAACGCCTTCTCCGAAGGCTGGGCGCTCTATGCCGAGCAGCTGGCGGACGAGTTGGGCGCTTACAAGGGGTTCGAGGTCGGGCGGCTGGGCTTCCTCCAGTCGCTCGCCTTCCGCGCCTGCCGTCTGGTGGTCGACACCGGCCTCCACTCCAAGCAATGGACGCGCGAACAGGGCCGCCAGTTCTTCGTCGAGGAAAATGGATCGAAGGTCGAGGAAGTCGCCTCCGAGGTCGATCGTTACTGTTCGTGGCCGGGTCAGGCCTGCGGCTACAAGATCGGCCACAGCGAAATCCTGCGCCAGCGCGAGCGCGCCAAGGCGGAACTGGGCCGCAAATACGATATGCGCGAATTCAACACCGCGCTGGTGCTGGGCGGCAATGCGCCGCTTTCGGTGATGGCCAACACGGTGAGCCGCTATATCGCCGGGGCGAAGGGGTGA
- a CDS encoding cysteine desulfurase family protein, with product MIYLDYQATTPLAPEARDAMLRWLGGPESETFGNPHSPHRMGRMAAAAVETARERVAALLPAGGKVIFTSGATEAINTVILGSTGDVVTFATEHAAVLDCRAAVEAQGRRFTVLPVAPDGRADLAALAAHVTPSTGLVAIMAVNNEIGVRNPLAPVVDIARRVGAKVLVDAVQAYGRVPVEVAADYIAISAHKMHGPKGIGALWVAEGAGIAPLLHGGGQEGGLRSGTLSPALAAGFGAAAQVAAEGLSEQMFHVEHLWTMARAAFAQWDVNGSVVDRWHGNLNIRRDGLDVARLMSDCRQVMFSAGSACASGSGRPSHVLRALGLSDQQAKSSIRLGFGRYTTAADLESAAAMINAAAREQGL from the coding sequence ATGATCTACCTCGACTATCAGGCCACCACCCCGCTCGCGCCCGAAGCGCGAGACGCCATGCTCAGGTGGCTCGGCGGGCCGGAGAGCGAGACTTTCGGCAACCCGCATAGCCCCCACCGCATGGGCCGCATGGCCGCCGCTGCGGTGGAGACGGCGCGCGAGCGGGTCGCGGCGCTGCTGCCTGCGGGCGGCAAGGTCATCTTCACCTCCGGTGCGACCGAGGCGATCAACACCGTGATCCTCGGCTCCACCGGCGACGTCGTCACCTTTGCCACCGAACACGCTGCTGTGCTCGATTGCCGCGCGGCGGTCGAAGCGCAGGGGCGGCGGTTCACCGTGCTCCCTGTTGCACCGGATGGCAGAGCCGATCTCGCGGCTTTGGCGGCTCATGTCACGCCATCGACGGGTCTTGTCGCGATCATGGCGGTCAATAACGAGATCGGGGTGAGGAACCCGCTGGCCCCCGTTGTCGACATCGCCCGCCGGGTCGGGGCCAAGGTGCTGGTCGATGCGGTGCAGGCCTATGGCCGCGTGCCGGTTGAGGTCGCGGCGGATTACATCGCCATCTCGGCGCACAAGATGCATGGGCCCAAGGGCATCGGCGCCTTGTGGGTGGCTGAGGGGGCCGGGATTGCCCCCTTGCTGCATGGCGGCGGGCAAGAGGGCGGCCTGCGCTCCGGCACGCTTTCACCCGCGCTTGCCGCCGGTTTCGGCGCTGCTGCGCAAGTGGCGGCAGAGGGGCTGTCGGAGCAAATGTTTCACGTGGAACATTTGTGGACCATGGCGCGGGCGGCGTTCGCGCAATGGGACGTGAACGGCAGCGTGGTGGATCGCTGGCACGGCAATCTCAATATCCGCCGCGATGGGCTGGATGTCGCCCGTCTGATGAGCGATTGCCGCCAGGTCATGTTCTCGGCCGGGAGCGCCTGCGCCAGCGGATCGGGTCGCCCCAGCCATGTCCTGAGGGCGCTGGGGCTGAGTGACCAGCAAGCAAAGTCCTCTATCCGCCTCGGTTTCGGGCGCTATACCACGGCGGCGGACCTCGAATCCGCTGCCGCCATGATCAATGCCGCCGCGAGGGAGCAAGGCCTGTGA